The Mucilaginibacter rubeus genomic interval CAAGATCGTTGTGTACGTATTTTTTATTGGCCTGAAGCTCTTTAATCTGTGTTATAGCTTCGGCATAGTGGTGTTTCAGGATAGATATATAGTAGGCTGTACGGTTTTGATAGGTAAATAATTTGTAGCTTTTGTTATTAGGCCCCATTAACTCCTTGTGGCACTGCTGCAACGAATCGAGGTTTCTTCTTCTGAAAAAGTTTTCGGCCTTGTTATAGCTTATGATGGTGTAAAACCTATCGTCTTTGATCTTATTTTCTTCCTTGATCCGGAATGCCAGGTTAAGGTAATAGAGCGACTGACTATAAAGGTTGAGCTTGTAGTACAGATCGGAGATATTAATATTAAGGTATACCTGTAATAACGGCTCGTTAAGCTTTAAGGCTTGCTTTTGGGCCAGTCCGTAGCTGTATATAGCTCCGATGGGGTTGCCGCGGTCTGTTTGAATGAAAGCAAGGTGACTGATAAAGGAGTAGATCAGGAAATCGGCTTTGGCTTTTGACGCCTGATCAATGGCCTTAACCATGGCGGTTTCGGCTTCGGGGAGCTTGGATAAACGCCGTTGCACGGTACTTTCGATAAAGTATTTTAAAGCTTCCCGGTCATCAACCTGGTATTTATCCAGTTTTTCGTAAACTTCTGTCTTACCTTCGGGAATGGTGTTTTCTGGTCCCTGCTGAAAGCGGAGTTTGATATAATCAACTATTTTCTTGTCCTGTAAGTTTCTGTCTTTTATCTTAATAAAATTAACCAGACTGTCTTCGGAGAGATAAATGTATGATGAGGCTTCTGAACTGCTTACAACAAACGCCACCAGTAAAATACAGAGAGAGAACTTTTTAACAAGAGAAGCCATTAGGCATAAAAATACGTTGGCGTGGGTAAATATCAAACACTTTCTACTATTTAATTTTAGAGGTCAAATTTATCAAGCAGCTTTAAAAGTGTTTCAAAATCTTTAGGGTACGGCGCATGTATAGTAACTTCAGTTTCCGGATTGATACGAAACGTTACCTCGTAGGCATGCAGGGCAAAGCGTTTCATGATAGGCAGTTCTTCCTGATCTTTACCTAAATGGTATTTGCGTTTTATTTTTGACAGAAAAACAGGCTCGCCCTTATACATTTCGTCACCGGCTATGGAGGCCCTTTGGGTAGCCAGGTGAATCCTTATCTGGTGCATACGGCCTGTTACCGGGCGGCATTCAACCAGGGTATAATGTTTATAATATTTTAACGATTGAAACCAGGTTTCGGCACGTTTGCCTTCCTGTCTGCTGATGGTAACGCTGCCTTTGCCTACGTTTAATATAGGTAGGTCAACAAGCAGGTTGTCGAAGGTGTGGGTACCGTCAATAACGGCATGGTATACTTTTTTAACCTTGCGTTTTTCAAACTGCATAGAAACCGAGCGGTAAGCCTCAGGATTTTTGGCAAAAATAAGGGCTCCGGATGTTTCCTTATCCAGGCGGTGGCAAATCTGCGCATCGTCCCAATAAGCCTTAGCCAGCCTGAGCATACTGATCTCGCTGCTGCCTTCGCCGCGTTCATCAAGCGAGCTTATAAAAGGAGGCTTGTTAACAACTATAATATCATCGTTTTCAAACAGTATCAGATCGGCGAATTTTGGAAACTTCATAGCCCGCAAAAATACGGTTTATAATTTAAACAGCTGACACTCTATTTTACTCATTCGTGATGTTAATTAAAGTAGCAGGGGTGGTAAGGAATTAATGGATTTGTTAATAGAAGTTTTAGCCAATATTTAGATAATATCATCATTATTAATAAATAAAACTTCGTGATTTTTTGGTGCTAAAAAAGCGTACCTTCGCGCCGTTATTTTCATGACGGTATTAAAGACAGTTTTACCTGTAATCCCTTCATCGACAATAAAAAAAATAGAATAAATAATGAAAAAAATTGTCGACTACAGGAAACTCCTGAACGTAACTGAAAACGCGGAGCTAACCGAATTACGTACGGTTTATAAAAGTATGATGAAAACCTGGCACCCTGACAGGTTTCAGGATGAGAGCAGGATAGAAGCCGAAGAAAAGAGCAAAACCATTATCGAAGCTTATCACTTTTTAGTAAGCATAGCTCCCGAAACCCGTGCGCAAACCCTGTCCGATTATACAGCTACAACAACATTATCAAACATTGCCGATTTTGAGTACAAACAACAGGTACTAAAAGTTACATTTTTGGATGGTAACGTGTACGAATATTTTGATGTGCCGAGAGCGGTTTATACCAAATTCATCAATGCCGACTCGCCGGGAAGGTTTGCCCGCAGGCATATTTTCAACGAGTTTGTATACCGCAGCGTAAATAAACTGGTAGCTTCTGCCTAATTAACCGGCCTGGTTAAGCCGTTCCAGATCGTCGGCAGTATCAATATCAATAGCACCCAGCGGAAAGGGGAGGATAAAAACATCATCAGCATGTGTTTCGATGATTTTTTTTGCCCCCTCGTGCCCTTGCAGGTTCAGCAGGTCGGGGAAATACTTTGCATCGAACAAAGCCGGAGCGCCCAAGGCATCGCGATAGCTGCTGGCGATGATGCCACAATCATTAATTTCTTTTTTCTCAACTAACTGGGATATCAGGAATGAATCAACAAAAGGCTGATCGCATAACATTAAAATAATCGAAGTGATGTCGGGTTTAAGCCGCAGCATTTCCTGTACGCCAATTTTTATTGATGAACCCATACCTTCCTGCCAGTGCGGGTTGTAAGCAACATGAACAACCTGGTCATCTATATTTGAACGGATCAGCTCCTCATTAGCTCCCAGCACAACAATAACTTTTTCGCAGTGCAGACAGGTGAGTGCGGTTTGAATTGCCCGCTGCAAAAGGGTTTTACCCTGGTAAACGAAATTTTGTTTAGGTGAGCCAAAACGGCTTGATGAGCCTGCTGCCAGAATAATAATCCCCGTCATTTTTTAACTGTTAACATTAGGTATTTGTATAACTATTGCTGTAGTGCCCGGTTAGTCATCGTGCATTACAATTCATACAGCTTCCGGTCCTTTTTGCTTATGTGCCAGGGTTCAGGGGACTCCCTTTTTATAATTGCTTTCGGGCGGATGCTTGCCTTAATACGGGATTGATTAAATTAAAGTTTTAGTTATATCTGTTCATTTGTAACAAATTGATTTTTTGTGGTTTATGTGGAGGTCGTGAACGGGAGAGGATTGCTTAATTTTCCTGTTAGTTTAATTTTAGATAAAATTGATTGTTAAATCGCAAAACAAAAAATACATTTTATAAACATACCGCCACGCCGTAATGCTTACTTTTACCCTCGCCACGTATAAACTTAAAGTTTTAATGGCTGTTAATTGATTAAATTTACAAAGTAAAAGCGCTATATTTTGCTAACAGATAACCATGGCCGGAAGATAAGTTATATGCGCCTCGCGGTGACAGACAGGTGTAACCTGCGCTGTTTTTACTGCATGCCGGAGCATGGCCTCGACTGGCTTTCACGCACCGAACTCATGACCAATGAGGAAATGCTGCAGATCTGCAGTTTGCTGGTTAAAATGGGCATCGAAAAGATCCGTATAACCGGCGGAGAGCCTTTTGTAAGGAAGGATATTGTGCAACTGCTCACCGGTATCTCCGGCCTCAATGGCTTAAAAGAACTTGGCCTGACCACTAATGGTGTGCTAACCGCCCCCTACGTTCCCGAATTGAAAAAGATTGGTGTACGTTCGGTAAACCTGAGCTTAGATACGCTGGATGCCAATCGCTTTTTTACCATTACCCGTCGCGATGAGTTTAGCAATGTAATGGCCTCTTTAGATGCTATGCTGAGCCACGATATGGAGGTGAAGATCAATGCCGTGGTGATGGACGGCAAAAATACACAGGATATTATACCGCTGGTTGAGCTGGCCAGAGAGTTGCCCGTTAGCGTGAGGTTTATTGAAGAAATGCCTTTTAACGGTGATGGCCATGTGTATGATGGATCGCACTGGGATTATGTTAGGATCCTGGATGAAATAAAAGGCAGCTACCCTCAAATTAAAAAGCTGGATGATCCGGCTTATTCTACTTCATATAATTACCAAATTCCTGGACACAAAGGGAGCATAGGTATTATAGCCGCTTATTCGCGTACCTTCTGCGGTACCTGTAACCGCATCCGCATAACACCACAGGGCGAGTTAAAAACCTGCTTGTATGATGATGGTGTGCTTAATTTAAAAGATCTGATGCGGAAGGGCGCTTCTGACGAGGCACTGCAAGATGCGTTGTTAACTGCCTTTAGTCACCGGCCGGCAGACGGCTGGGAGGCTGAGCGGGCCCGTGTAGCTAAAACCGGGATTCATGAATCAATGGCCACTATTGGCGGATAGTTTTAAAACCCAATATAAAAATGACAACGGTTGAAGAGGCTG includes:
- a CDS encoding RluA family pseudouridine synthase, which encodes MKFPKFADLILFENDDIIVVNKPPFISSLDERGEGSSEISMLRLAKAYWDDAQICHRLDKETSGALIFAKNPEAYRSVSMQFEKRKVKKVYHAVIDGTHTFDNLLVDLPILNVGKGSVTISRQEGKRAETWFQSLKYYKHYTLVECRPVTGRMHQIRIHLATQRASIAGDEMYKGEPVFLSKIKRKYHLGKDQEELPIMKRFALHAYEVTFRINPETEVTIHAPYPKDFETLLKLLDKFDL
- a CDS encoding KTSC domain-containing protein translates to MKKIVDYRKLLNVTENAELTELRTVYKSMMKTWHPDRFQDESRIEAEEKSKTIIEAYHFLVSIAPETRAQTLSDYTATTTLSNIADFEYKQQVLKVTFLDGNVYEYFDVPRAVYTKFINADSPGRFARRHIFNEFVYRSVNKLVASA
- a CDS encoding NTP transferase domain-containing protein; translated protein: MTGIIILAAGSSSRFGSPKQNFVYQGKTLLQRAIQTALTCLHCEKVIVVLGANEELIRSNIDDQVVHVAYNPHWQEGMGSSIKIGVQEMLRLKPDITSIILMLCDQPFVDSFLISQLVEKKEINDCGIIASSYRDALGAPALFDAKYFPDLLNLQGHEGAKKIIETHADDVFILPFPLGAIDIDTADDLERLNQAG
- the moaA gene encoding GTP 3',8-cyclase MoaA, with the translated sequence MRLAVTDRCNLRCFYCMPEHGLDWLSRTELMTNEEMLQICSLLVKMGIEKIRITGGEPFVRKDIVQLLTGISGLNGLKELGLTTNGVLTAPYVPELKKIGVRSVNLSLDTLDANRFFTITRRDEFSNVMASLDAMLSHDMEVKINAVVMDGKNTQDIIPLVELARELPVSVRFIEEMPFNGDGHVYDGSHWDYVRILDEIKGSYPQIKKLDDPAYSTSYNYQIPGHKGSIGIIAAYSRTFCGTCNRIRITPQGELKTCLYDDGVLNLKDLMRKGASDEALQDALLTAFSHRPADGWEAERARVAKTGIHESMATIGG